Proteins co-encoded in one Pseudophryne corroboree isolate aPseCor3 chromosome 1, aPseCor3.hap2, whole genome shotgun sequence genomic window:
- the LOC134898922 gene encoding putative nuclease HARBI1, with translation MSIHIAAEALPPQPTPALPPQPPAPQPQPAPHQPRQRRRARPPIFRTRVRLFGMPDDVVVRRYRLPPHLILDTLSIIESDLESEIRYPTAIPPLTQFLAVLHFLATGSFQHVVGDLVGMSQGQFSKVLRRVCQAFLKRVKQFIAMPLDVGALDVVKRQFAEGGSRFPHVIGVVDGTHVAIQPPKHNEEIYRNRKLFHSLNVMVVCGPSLQILSLNAKFTGSSHDAYVIRQSGIWQRLRSSQRPDMWLLGDRGYPCTPWLMTPYRNPRPGPQMAFNSALTATRQLVERTIGVLKGRFRVLHRTGGDIMYSPEMASKIVVLCAILHNIAVRSSVELPQAEELPDEEPGVVPRFGGGSVTRRGSQVRARIVAEYFS, from the exons atgtcaatacatattgcggcagaagccctacctccccaacccacgccagcactcccaccccaaccgccagccccacaaccacagccggctcctcatcaaccaaggcaacggaggcgtgctaggccaccaattttcagaacccgtgtcagactttttgggatgccagatgatgtggtggtgcgtagataccggctgccaccacatctaatcctagacactctctccataatagagagtgatctggagtctgaaattcggtatcctacagcaataccaccattgacacaattccttgcagtgttacattttttggccacaggatcattccagcatgtggttggagacctggttggcatgtcgcagggccagttcagtaaggtcctgcgacgtgtctgccaggctttcctcaagcgtgttaagcaatttattgctatgcctttggatgttggtgccctagatgtggtgaagcggcaatttgcggaaggtggtagtcgcttcccacatgttattggggttgtggatggcacacatgtagctattcagccaccaaaacataatgaagaaatttatagaaacaggaaactgtttcattctctgaatgtaatggttgtttgtgggccatccctccagatcctttccctgaacgcaaagtttactggaagttcccatgatgcgtatgtcattagacaatcagggatatggcagagattaagatcaagtcaacgaccagacatgtggttattgg gagaccgtggatatccttgcaccccctggctcatgactccttaccgtaatcccaggccaggaccacagatggcatttaactccgcgcttactgccactaggcagctggtggagcgcacaattggtgtcctgaaagggcggtttcgtgttctccaccgcactggtggcgacatcatgtattcgccggagatggcaagtaaaatagtggtcctgtgcgcaatactccataatatcgcggtaaggagtagtgtagagcttcctcaggcagaggaattgcctgatgaggagccaggggttgtgccacgcttcggtggggggagtgtgacacggagggggagccaagtgagggcaagaattgtagcagaatatttcag ctga